One genomic window of Aquisalimonas sp. 2447 includes the following:
- a CDS encoding methyl-accepting chemotaxis protein, with protein MKGAQNLAPAAGIGKAVTALSGLIIIAIILMVVSFAYTAYHARFDSEYIERAEAVRVLSQTLAKSASEAANGNTDAFFMLRDARDEMEQHITVLSEGNPETGLPATDQVGEDAAQALTMVQRPWELMEEDTFAILDRREMVLTVNQLAEEFRVNVPRMQRMAEALAADLNQADVPASQSYYLGEVQLHSERIGRNTGEMLRGGIGNVTAADRLDRSKDDLRAVLDSLMGEGDLPVPALTGDALEAVQQIDAMFTTMESQVDEILAGSPDLFEVRDAAERIFVNSDRMDATADHLLGVYRGLPADRPIQGWYGFAFGGMALVLLIGRGFLTRIQARQELEASEEEKRKADEQSKQNQQAILDLLDEIQGLSEGDLTVQASVGEAFTGAIGDAFNDAIDALRNLVTTINDTSVQVSSAAQQTQATAMHLAEASDHQAHQITGASAAINEMAVSIDQVSKNADDSADVAQRSVELATRGGETVRRTIDGMDSIREQIQETSKRIKRLGESSQEIGNIVELINDIADQTNILALNASIQAAMAGEAGRGFAVVADEVQRLAERSGNATKQIEALVKTIQTDTNEAVISMEQSTAGVVSGAHQAEEAGEALREIESTSQQLAGLIQSISEAARQQAEAAANISDTMNVIQEITSQTSAGTNETATSIGNLADLANELRESVAGFKLPESQQG; from the coding sequence ATGAAAGGTGCACAGAACCTCGCACCCGCAGCGGGGATCGGCAAGGCCGTTACCGCGCTCAGCGGGCTGATCATCATCGCCATCATTCTCATGGTCGTGAGTTTTGCGTACACGGCCTATCATGCCCGCTTCGATTCTGAATACATCGAGCGCGCCGAGGCGGTCCGCGTGCTGTCCCAGACCCTCGCCAAGAGCGCCTCTGAAGCGGCAAACGGGAATACCGACGCCTTTTTCATGCTCCGGGATGCCCGTGATGAGATGGAGCAACACATCACGGTGCTGAGCGAGGGCAACCCCGAGACGGGCCTGCCCGCCACCGATCAGGTCGGTGAAGATGCCGCCCAGGCGTTGACCATGGTTCAGCGCCCCTGGGAGCTCATGGAGGAAGACACCTTCGCGATCCTGGATCGCCGCGAGATGGTGTTGACCGTCAATCAGCTGGCCGAAGAGTTCCGCGTGAATGTCCCGCGTATGCAGCGCATGGCCGAGGCGCTGGCGGCGGATCTCAACCAGGCCGATGTGCCGGCGTCCCAGAGCTACTACCTGGGCGAGGTGCAGCTTCATTCCGAGCGTATCGGCCGCAACACCGGCGAGATGCTTCGTGGTGGTATCGGTAACGTTACCGCAGCCGACCGCCTGGACCGCAGCAAGGACGATCTTCGCGCAGTGCTGGACTCCCTGATGGGAGAGGGCGACCTCCCGGTGCCGGCGCTCACCGGTGACGCCCTGGAGGCCGTGCAGCAGATCGACGCGATGTTCACCACCATGGAGAGCCAGGTGGACGAGATTCTCGCCGGTTCCCCCGACCTCTTCGAGGTGCGTGATGCGGCTGAGCGGATCTTCGTCAACTCCGATCGCATGGATGCCACTGCCGACCACCTGCTGGGTGTCTACCGTGGTCTTCCCGCCGATCGCCCGATTCAGGGCTGGTACGGCTTTGCCTTCGGGGGCATGGCCCTGGTGCTGCTGATCGGCCGTGGCTTCCTCACCCGTATCCAGGCCCGCCAGGAGCTGGAGGCCTCCGAGGAAGAGAAGCGCAAGGCGGATGAACAGTCCAAGCAGAACCAGCAGGCCATCCTTGACCTTCTGGACGAGATCCAGGGGCTGTCCGAGGGTGACCTCACCGTCCAGGCCTCGGTGGGCGAGGCCTTCACCGGGGCCATCGGTGACGCTTTCAACGACGCCATCGATGCGCTGCGCAACCTGGTGACCACCATCAACGATACCTCTGTGCAGGTGTCCTCGGCGGCGCAGCAGACCCAGGCCACCGCCATGCACCTGGCGGAGGCCTCGGACCATCAGGCGCACCAGATCACGGGTGCCTCGGCGGCCATCAACGAAATGGCCGTGTCCATCGACCAGGTGTCCAAGAACGCGGATGATTCCGCCGACGTGGCCCAGCGCTCGGTGGAACTCGCCACACGGGGCGGCGAAACCGTGCGCCGGACCATCGACGGCATGGACTCCATCCGCGAACAGATCCAGGAGACCTCCAAGCGCATCAAGCGCCTGGGTGAGTCCTCCCAGGAGATCGGCAACATTGTCGAGCTCATCAACGACATCGCCGACCAGACCAACATCCTGGCCCTGAACGCCTCCATCCAGGCGGCCATGGCGGGTGAGGCCGGTCGCGGTTTCGCGGTGGTGGCCGACGAAGTGCAGCGTCTCGCCGAGCGCTCCGGTAATGCCACCAAACAGATCGAGGCTCTGGTCAAGACCATCCAGACCGATACCAACGAGGCCGTGATCTCCATGGAGCAATCCACGGCGGGCGTGGTCAGCGGGGCCCACCAGGCCGAGGAGGCCGGTGAAGCCCTGCGCGAGATCGAGTCGACGTCCCAGCAGCTCGCGGGCCTCATCCAGAGCATTTCCGAGGCGGCGCGTCAGCAGGCCGAGGCGGCGGCGAACATCTCCGATACCATGAACGTCATCCAGGAGATCACCTCGCAGACGTCCGCCGGTACCAACGAGACGGCGACCTCCATCGGTAACCTGGCGGACCTCGCCAACGAGCTCCGCGAATCGGTGGCAGGTTTCAAACTGCCCGAATCGCAGCAGGGCTAG
- a CDS encoding protein-glutamate O-methyltransferase CheR, protein MAAANDQIVGAWEGLNALPEMDDRQFARWAELLERRTGMAMPGERKSFLVTSVGLRMREVGFRDFDAYYQYLVSGVAGNLEWAALVDRLTVHETRFFRDPRALAFMADQVLPELLAENRQELNIWSVGCSTGEEVYTLAMTVADAVGDHPATPHYGVTGTDISMHALGVGRQGTYPLRRMADIAEDKRHRYCEILPERERFRIVAPLRRRVGFAQMNVLDAAHTSSLQMDVIYCQNLLIYFDHERRRAIVDGLGRHLRPGGVLILGAGEFVRRRPVGLERVRNSGDVLAFRRPVNE, encoded by the coding sequence ATGGCCGCGGCCAACGATCAAATTGTCGGCGCCTGGGAGGGGCTCAACGCGCTGCCGGAGATGGACGATCGGCAGTTCGCCCGCTGGGCCGAACTGCTGGAACGCCGGACCGGCATGGCGATGCCGGGGGAGCGCAAGTCCTTCCTGGTGACCAGCGTTGGCCTGCGCATGCGGGAGGTGGGCTTCCGGGATTTCGACGCCTACTACCAGTATCTGGTCTCCGGCGTCGCCGGGAACCTGGAATGGGCGGCGCTGGTGGATCGGCTCACCGTCCACGAGACCCGTTTCTTCCGGGACCCGCGGGCGCTTGCCTTCATGGCGGATCAGGTGTTGCCGGAGTTGCTGGCCGAGAACCGGCAGGAGCTCAACATCTGGAGCGTGGGCTGTTCCACCGGCGAGGAGGTCTACACCCTGGCCATGACCGTGGCGGACGCCGTCGGCGACCATCCCGCCACGCCCCACTATGGCGTCACCGGCACCGACATCAGCATGCACGCCCTCGGCGTTGGCCGACAGGGAACGTACCCGTTGCGACGCATGGCGGATATTGCCGAAGACAAGCGGCACCGGTACTGCGAGATTCTCCCCGAACGGGAGCGTTTCCGCATCGTCGCGCCGCTGCGCCGTCGGGTCGGCTTCGCGCAGATGAACGTGCTGGACGCCGCGCACACCAGCAGCCTGCAGATGGATGTCATCTACTGTCAGAACCTGCTGATCTATTTTGATCACGAACGCCGTCGCGCCATCGTCGATGGCCTGGGCCGCCACCTGCGGCCAGGGGGGGTTCTGATTCTTGGGGCCGGAGAATTCGTCCGCCGCCGCCCGGTCGGGCTTGAGCGCGTGCGGAACTCCGGCGATGTGCTGGCATTCCGCCGGCCGGTGAACGAGTAG